Proteins encoded together in one Abyssisolibacter fermentans window:
- a CDS encoding DUF4330 domain-containing protein has translation MKIIDNKGKLFGLINVIDLLVLLIIVLAVGGVGYKLKNRPTSLGGSNTQKVTLSVEVSGVRQATVDGMQEEDKLFHYDRGNYFGQIKKIEVLPYKEAVATSEGKVVLADVPEKFNVFLEVESDAAISDSLVVVGGEHTRIGSQFRLKNKKIAVFGTVLKIDENNK, from the coding sequence ATGAAGATAATAGATAATAAGGGCAAGTTGTTTGGCTTAATAAACGTTATAGATTTGTTAGTATTGTTAATTATAGTATTAGCAGTAGGTGGAGTAGGATATAAACTGAAAAACAGACCAACTTCTTTAGGGGGAAGTAACACGCAAAAAGTAACTTTATCAGTTGAAGTAAGTGGAGTTAGACAAGCAACTGTAGATGGAATGCAAGAAGAAGATAAATTATTCCATTACGATAGAGGAAACTATTTTGGACAGATAAAAAAAATAGAAGTTCTTCCATATAAAGAAGCAGTAGCAACTTCTGAAGGAAAAGTTGTACTTGCAGATGTGCCTGAAAAATTCAATGTTTTCTTGGAAGTAGAATCAGATGCAGCTATTAGTGATTCATTAGTTGTAGTTGGAGGAGAGCATACAAGAATCGGTTCTCAGTTTAGATTGAAAAATAAAAAAATAGCTGTGTTTGGTACAGTATTAAAAATAGACGAAAATAATAAATAG
- a CDS encoding glycosyltransferase, whose translation MKILHLISGGDTGGAKTHVLSLVKELNKYVEAKIVCFLEDTFYTEGKALGINIQVIKQKKRYDLSVVKKLINIIENEGYDIIHCHGARANFIAMLLKLYIKKPMVTTIHSDYKLDFKDNVYKRLIYTFLNKTALKCFNYYIAVSSSFKNMLCERGFKANKIFIVYNGIDFENTFDIIPKNKFLEKYRVDYKNEKIVGIAARLDTNKDIITLLNAAKIVLDERKDVIFLIAGEGDECKRLKDHSTKLGIDHNTKFLGFVNQPYSFFNVLDINVLTSKSESFPYVILEGAKLKKPIVSTNVGGLEDLVDNGINGYLFEVGNSQMLADYLKEMLNNDEKTSEMGNNLYEIVKNQFSLNKMALDHCKIYEDIIKP comes from the coding sequence ATGAAAATACTTCATTTGATAAGTGGAGGAGACACGGGAGGAGCTAAAACTCATGTGTTATCCTTAGTAAAAGAGTTAAATAAGTATGTTGAGGCAAAGATAGTATGCTTTTTAGAAGATACTTTTTATACTGAAGGTAAAGCATTAGGTATAAATATACAAGTAATAAAACAAAAAAAGAGATACGATCTATCAGTTGTTAAAAAGCTTATAAATATTATTGAAAATGAAGGTTATGATATTATTCATTGTCATGGTGCAAGAGCAAATTTTATAGCTATGCTATTGAAGCTATATATAAAAAAGCCAATGGTTACTACTATACATAGTGATTATAAGCTTGATTTTAAAGATAATGTGTACAAGCGATTAATATATACTTTTTTAAATAAAACAGCATTAAAATGTTTTAATTATTATATAGCAGTTTCAAGTAGTTTTAAAAATATGCTTTGTGAAAGAGGATTTAAAGCTAACAAAATTTTTATTGTATATAATGGTATAGATTTTGAAAATACATTTGACATAATACCAAAAAACAAATTTTTGGAAAAATATAGGGTGGACTATAAAAATGAAAAAATAGTAGGAATAGCAGCTAGACTTGATACAAATAAAGATATTATTACATTATTGAATGCAGCAAAAATTGTGTTAGACGAAAGAAAAGATGTTATATTTTTAATAGCTGGTGAAGGAGATGAATGTAAAAGACTTAAAGATCATTCGACTAAATTAGGCATTGATCATAATACTAAGTTTTTAGGTTTTGTTAATCAGCCTTATTCGTTTTTTAACGTATTAGATATAAATGTTTTAACATCAAAGAGTGAAAGTTTTCCTTATGTAATATTAGAAGGAGCTAAGTTAAAGAAACCAATAGTCAGTACAAATGTCGGAGGACTTGAAGATTTAGTAGACAATGGAATCAATGGTTATCTTTTTGAAGTTGGAAATAGTCAAATGTTAGCTGATTATTTAAAAGAAATGTTAAATAATGATGAAAAAACATCTGAAATGGGAAATAATCTTTATGAAATAGTTAAAAATCAATTCTCACTTAATAAAATGGCATTAGATCATTGCAAAATATATGAGGATATTATTAAACCCTGA